A single Anopheles funestus chromosome 2RL, idAnoFuneDA-416_04, whole genome shotgun sequence DNA region contains:
- the LOC125764921 gene encoding centrosomin isoform X3, which yields MSGIFKYTPNRTAASTPNRRSAFGTGFGSPGVHQDATMDNSYAMGFRSPSINALAGHGSPVQVRSLRDNEEEISTLRKENFNLKLRIYFLEQKAGICTDSDTPILGVTSSSSTTTNTSCDGNYLKQNIDLKVEVESLRQDLQNKHDLLCQAAKAMEVLEESHKKAEEKHREMVNDLNNRIEMHQLEIKSLEKMASELQHQHRELQLSTSRAAAFEEVTNGDQLNADTTTGKGTIRDNVGESLLDFLDTVQQHSELSVQEKLKLLEMENAVRQCQERNEGLSRQLEQLQTVIDEKTGKISQLEVELGELRFENAELREESEKPQSNVEIERLKQQNFDVRSELAEKLCVLDDTEAKLREKTMECTKSCKMVEKLIKTITEQDKELEKLKRNSPVELNGREPNRKNISLASEHGTVGSSLPSVPEIVDQDRKPVSQTEYDALVQRAKLLQQKNDTLIHKLCGNGGGNGDHRNDRNIIIKQLNDELIKAREEAEKAQKWRKEYAEMCAISTHRLEELAGFLDSLLRNKELIGSLSTDSRKAIRNAVDRSLDLSRSLNMSISVTGLSLIGNNSLAQLSCLSGYLDHSIGVVGGEPGQSGSDDVDEYDKENRMTNIKGQTIASQHNSSGTFVGGINQTKQMIETLRAENKALRGELMEHQQQQQQRPRRRESKERKSLPIGEIYSDSETWSEPDRGVSKARIGLEDSNALKQKNSSTGGPVATINTSASGALELSSTSDNEPFALTGVTGTGSFSAQQRKSFSAVEIKQLQDTVASLNRDLQDKNGTILNIQSQLVDLDSALQRERIRLANAQSEANGSRQQSEQWEREAKESREKAERAAERLVVLESDIRQRDALIEKLRKEREQAAVDLRVAVMKLETMHTEYGELQQRHRRELDAILAKEQQQLDELRQSLTESFRNELQLKQQSFDTALAQNYISKNIHQEKVRELNELHYRLEDAHNDLSTMAQAEETLRKQVADCERNVLAMKKSLDEATLQASKAAVERTKALNEKRQLESELGLVRDELTQLKVEKNELNEQLQAIVRAKQSTRSPRTQDGGHLSTSGTDEEPIVRRQLENSSPDLGIESDPGRLSNVELVHGGELKFATSPQQRPLFKTLELTKSMSNLLLNPALEVKLEDGESSKGGEQEQDEATTIVKHDCAKIEVDYRDLVHRYNKTRQCLAVAYDKIKSSNKVKKQLEVDLKQQIHKTHAVLKTVHRNMDPNDGNSCN from the exons atGTCTGGAATCTTCAAATATACACCCAACCGGACGGCAGCGTCTACGCCGAATCGGCGATCAGCATTCGGGACTGGATTCGG AAGTCCCGGCGTTCACCAGGATGCCACCATGGATAACTCAT ATGCGATGGGATTTCGTTCTCCGTCGATAAATGCCCTCGCCGGTCACGGTTCACCCGTTCAGGTGCGATCGTTACGCGACAACGAGGAGGAAATCTCGACGCTGCGCAAGGAAAACTTCAACCTGAAGTTACGCATTTACTTCCTCGAGCAGAAGGCGGGCATCTGCACGGACAGTGACACTCCCATACTGGGTGTGACCAGCTCATCATCCACGACGACGAACACGTCATGCGATGGCAATTATCTGAAGCAAAACATCGATCTTAAG GTCGAGGTAGAATCATTACGACAGGATCTCCAGAACAAGCATGACCTTCTCTGCCAGGCGGCTAAGGCGATGGAAGTGCTGGAGGAAAGCCACAAAAAGGCGGAAGAGAAACACCGGGAGATGGTAAACGATTTGAACAATCGCATCGAGATGCACCAGCTGGAAATTAAGTCGCTGGAAAAGATGGCAAGTGAGCTGCAGCACCAGCATCGCGAACTACAACTCTCGACCAGTCGGGCGGCAGCCTTCGAAGAGGTGACGAATGGTGATCAACTGAACGCCGACACCACGACCGGCAAAGGCACGATACGCGATAATGTTGGTGAGAGTTTGCTAGACTTTCTCGATACGGTGCAGCAACACAGTGAGCTGAGTGTACAGGAGAAGCTGAAGCTGCTCGAAATGGAGAACGCCGTCCGGCAGTGTCAGGAACGGAATGAGGGACTGAGCCGCCAGTTGGAACAGCTGCAAACCGTGATCGATGAAAAGACGGGTAAAATAAGCCAGCTAGAGGTGGAGCTGGGCGAGCTGCGGTTTGAAAATGCGGAACTGCGCGAAGAAAGTGAGAAACCGCAATCTAATGTTGAG ATCGAACGGCTTAAGCAGCAAAACTTCGACGTTCGTTCCGAGCTTGCGGAGAAACTGTGCGTTCTCGATGATACGGAAGCAAAACTGAGGGAGAAAACGATGGAATGTACCAAGTCGTGCAAAATGGTTGAGAAGCTGATCAAAACCATAACGGAGCAGGATAAGGAGCTGGAAAAGTTGAAGCGAAACTCG CCGGTTGAGTTGAATGGTCGTGAACCGAATCGGAAG AACATATCACTTGCGTCCGAGCACGGCACTGTGGGTAGTAGCTTGCCCTCGGTTCCCGAAATCGTAGACCAGGACCGTAAACCGGTCAGCCAGACGGAGTACGATGCGTTGGTGCAGCGGGCCAAGCTACTTCAGCAAAAGAACGATACGCTCATTCACAAGCTGTGCGGCAACGGTGGTGGCAATGGTGATCATCGTAACGAtcgcaacatcatcatcaagcaGCTAAACGATGAGCTCATCAAAGCGCGGGAAGAGGCGGAAAAGGCACAAAAGTGGCGCAAGGAGTatgcggaaatgtgtgccattTCGACGCATCGTTTGGAAGAGTTGGCCGGTTTTCTCGACTCGTTGCTCCGGAACAAGGAACTGATCGGTTCACTGTCGACGGATAGCCGCAAAGCGATTCGCAATGCGGTCGATCGAAGTTTGGACCTGTCGCGCAGCCTAAACATGTCCATCTCGGTGACCGGTTTGTCGCTGATCGGTAACAACAGTCTGGCACAGCTCAGCTGTCTGTCCGGATATTTGGATCATTCGATCGGTGTTGTTGGTGGAGAACCTGGCCAGAGTGGTAGCGACGATGTTGACGAGTACGACAAAGAAAACCGTATGACAAACATTAAGGGACAAACAATTGCTAGCCAGCACAACAGCAGCGGCACGTTCGTTGGTGGAATTaatcaaacaaagcaaatgatTGAAACGCTTCGTGCAGAAAATAAGGCTCTTCGAGGTGAATTGATggaacatcagcagcagcaacagcaacgacCACGGCGACGTGAAAGTAAAGAGCGCAAATCCTTACCGATTGGGGAAATTTATTCCGACTCGGAAACGTGGTCCGAGCCTGATCGAGGTGTATCAAAGGCACGCATCGGTCTAGAGGACAGCAACGCACTGAAACAGAAGAATTCCTCCACCGGTGGTCCAGTAGCCACCATCAACACATCCGCTTCCGGTGCGCTAGAACTAAGTTCCACCTCGGACAATGAACCGTTTGCGTTGACCGGTGTTACAGGTACTGGTAGTTTCAGTGCGCAACAACGTAAATCATTTTCAGCGGTCGAAATTAAGCAACTGCAAGATACGGTCGCATCGCTTAACAGAGATCTTCAGGATAAAAACGGCACCATACTCAACATCCAGAGCCAGCTGGTAGATCTGGACAGTGCACTGCAGCGGGAACGGATCCGTTTGGCGAACGCACAATCCGAAGCGAACGGAAGCCGGCAACAGTCCGAACAGTGGGAGCGGGAAGCGAAAGAGTCGAGAGAAAAGGCTGAACGAGCGGCGGAACGATTGGTCGTGCTGGAGAGTGACATCCGGCAGCGCGATGCACTGATCGAGAAGCTGCGAAAGGAGCGTGAACAGGCGGCCGTCGATTTGCGCGTTGCGGTCATGAAGCTAGAAACCATGCACACCGAGTACGGCGAGCTTCAGCAACGGCACCGGCGCGAACTTGACGCAATCCTGGCAAaggaacagcagcagctggacGAGCTACGCCAAAGCTTAACCGAATCATTCCGCAACGAGTTGCAGCTGAAGCAGCAGTCGTTCGACACCGCTCTGGCACAGAACTACATCTCCAAAAACATCCACCAGGAGAAGGTGCGCGAACTGAACGAGCTGCACTATCGGCTGGAGGATGCGCACAATGACCTTTCCACCATGGCGCAGGCGGAAGAAACGCTCCGCAAGCAGGTGGCCGACTGCGAGCGCAATGTGCTGGCGATGAAGAAAAGCCTCGACGAGGCTACGCTTCAAGCGTCCAAAGCTGCGGTCGAACGTACCAAAGCGCTCAACGAGAAGCGTCAGCTCGAGAGTGAACTGGGACTCGTGCGGGACGAGCTGACGCAGCTCAAGGTGGAAAAGAACGAACTAAACGAGCAGCTGCAGGCGATCGTGCGGGCCAAGCAGAGCACGCGTAGCCCACGGacgcaggacggtggacaccTGTCGACATCGGGCACCGATGAGGAACCGATTGTCCGTAGGCAACTGGAGAACTCTTCGCCCGATCTGGGCATTGAGAGTGATCCGGGCCGTCTGTCGAACGTGGAGCTAGTGCACGGTGGAGagttgaagtttgccacctcTCCACAACAGCGCCCATTATTCAAAACCCTGGAACTGACGAAATCGATGTCAAATCTGCTATTGAATCCGGCACTGGAAG tcAAATTAGAGGACGGAGAATCGTCGAAGGGTGGCGAACAGGAACAGGATGAAGCTACAACGATTGTAAAGCACGACTGTGCCAAAATCGAAGTCGATTATCGGGATTTGGTGCATCGTTACAACAAAACGCGCCAATGTTTGGCGGTGGCCTACGATAAGATTAAATCGTCGAACAAGGTGAAGAAGCAGCTCGAGGTAGACTTAAAGCAACAGATTCACAAGACGCACGCCGTGCTAAAGACGGTGCACCGTAACATGGATCCAAACGACGGTAACAGCTGTAACTGA
- the LOC125764921 gene encoding centrosomin isoform X5 produces the protein MSGIFKYTPNRTAASTPNRRSAFGTGFGSPGVHQDATMDNSYAMGFRSPSINALAGHGSPVQVRSLRDNEEEISTLRKENFNLKLRIYFLEQKAGICTDSDTPILGVTSSSSTTTNTSCDGNYLKQNIDLKVEVESLRQDLQNKHDLLCQAAKAMEVLEESHKKAEEKHREMVNDLNNRIEMHQLEIKSLEKMASELQHQHRELQLSTSRAAAFEEVTNGDQLNADTTTGKGTIRDNVGESLLDFLDTVQQHSELSVQEKLKLLEMENAVRQCQERNEGLSRQLEQLQTVIDEKTGKISQLEVELGELRFENAELREESEKPQSNVEIERLKQQNFDVRSELAEKLCVLDDTEAKLREKTMECTKSCKMVEKLIKTITEQDKELEKLKRNSNISLASEHGTVGSSLPSVPEIVDQDRKPVSQTEYDALVQRAKLLQQKNDTLIHKLCGNGGGNGDHRNDRNIIIKQLNDELIKAREEAEKAQKWRKEYAEMCAISTHRLEELAGFLDSLLRNKELIGSLSTDSRKAIRNAVDRSLDLSRSLNMSISVTGLSLIGNNSLAQLSCLSGYLDHSIGVVGGEPGQSGSDDVDEYDKENRMTNIKGQTIASQHNSSGTFVGGINQTKQMIETLRAENKALRGELMEHQQQQQQRPRRRESKERKSLPIGEIYSDSETWSEPDRGVSKARIGLEDSNALKQKNSSTGGPVATINTSASGALELSSTSDNEPFALTGVTGTGSFSAQQRKSFSAVEIKQLQDTVASLNRDLQDKNGTILNIQSQLVDLDSALQRERIRLANAQSEANGSRQQSEQWEREAKESREKAERAAERLVVLESDIRQRDALIEKLRKEREQAAVDLRVAVMKLETMHTEYGELQQRHRRELDAILAKEQQQLDELRQSLTESFRNELQLKQQSFDTALAQNYISKNIHQEKVRELNELHYRLEDAHNDLSTMAQAEETLRKQVADCERNVLAMKKSLDEATLQASKAAVERTKALNEKRQLESELGLVRDELTQLKVEKNELNEQLQAIVRAKQSTRSPRTQDGGHLSTSGTDEEPIVRRQLENSSPDLGIESDPGRLSNVELVHGGELKFATSPQQRPLFKTLELTKSMSNLLLNPALEVKLEDGESSKGGEQEQDEATTIVKHDCAKIEVDYRDLVHRYNKTRQCLAVAYDKIKSSNKVKKQLEVDLKQQIHKTHAVLKTVHRNMDPNDGNSCN, from the exons atGTCTGGAATCTTCAAATATACACCCAACCGGACGGCAGCGTCTACGCCGAATCGGCGATCAGCATTCGGGACTGGATTCGG AAGTCCCGGCGTTCACCAGGATGCCACCATGGATAACTCAT ATGCGATGGGATTTCGTTCTCCGTCGATAAATGCCCTCGCCGGTCACGGTTCACCCGTTCAGGTGCGATCGTTACGCGACAACGAGGAGGAAATCTCGACGCTGCGCAAGGAAAACTTCAACCTGAAGTTACGCATTTACTTCCTCGAGCAGAAGGCGGGCATCTGCACGGACAGTGACACTCCCATACTGGGTGTGACCAGCTCATCATCCACGACGACGAACACGTCATGCGATGGCAATTATCTGAAGCAAAACATCGATCTTAAG GTCGAGGTAGAATCATTACGACAGGATCTCCAGAACAAGCATGACCTTCTCTGCCAGGCGGCTAAGGCGATGGAAGTGCTGGAGGAAAGCCACAAAAAGGCGGAAGAGAAACACCGGGAGATGGTAAACGATTTGAACAATCGCATCGAGATGCACCAGCTGGAAATTAAGTCGCTGGAAAAGATGGCAAGTGAGCTGCAGCACCAGCATCGCGAACTACAACTCTCGACCAGTCGGGCGGCAGCCTTCGAAGAGGTGACGAATGGTGATCAACTGAACGCCGACACCACGACCGGCAAAGGCACGATACGCGATAATGTTGGTGAGAGTTTGCTAGACTTTCTCGATACGGTGCAGCAACACAGTGAGCTGAGTGTACAGGAGAAGCTGAAGCTGCTCGAAATGGAGAACGCCGTCCGGCAGTGTCAGGAACGGAATGAGGGACTGAGCCGCCAGTTGGAACAGCTGCAAACCGTGATCGATGAAAAGACGGGTAAAATAAGCCAGCTAGAGGTGGAGCTGGGCGAGCTGCGGTTTGAAAATGCGGAACTGCGCGAAGAAAGTGAGAAACCGCAATCTAATGTTGAG ATCGAACGGCTTAAGCAGCAAAACTTCGACGTTCGTTCCGAGCTTGCGGAGAAACTGTGCGTTCTCGATGATACGGAAGCAAAACTGAGGGAGAAAACGATGGAATGTACCAAGTCGTGCAAAATGGTTGAGAAGCTGATCAAAACCATAACGGAGCAGGATAAGGAGCTGGAAAAGTTGAAGCGAAACTCG AACATATCACTTGCGTCCGAGCACGGCACTGTGGGTAGTAGCTTGCCCTCGGTTCCCGAAATCGTAGACCAGGACCGTAAACCGGTCAGCCAGACGGAGTACGATGCGTTGGTGCAGCGGGCCAAGCTACTTCAGCAAAAGAACGATACGCTCATTCACAAGCTGTGCGGCAACGGTGGTGGCAATGGTGATCATCGTAACGAtcgcaacatcatcatcaagcaGCTAAACGATGAGCTCATCAAAGCGCGGGAAGAGGCGGAAAAGGCACAAAAGTGGCGCAAGGAGTatgcggaaatgtgtgccattTCGACGCATCGTTTGGAAGAGTTGGCCGGTTTTCTCGACTCGTTGCTCCGGAACAAGGAACTGATCGGTTCACTGTCGACGGATAGCCGCAAAGCGATTCGCAATGCGGTCGATCGAAGTTTGGACCTGTCGCGCAGCCTAAACATGTCCATCTCGGTGACCGGTTTGTCGCTGATCGGTAACAACAGTCTGGCACAGCTCAGCTGTCTGTCCGGATATTTGGATCATTCGATCGGTGTTGTTGGTGGAGAACCTGGCCAGAGTGGTAGCGACGATGTTGACGAGTACGACAAAGAAAACCGTATGACAAACATTAAGGGACAAACAATTGCTAGCCAGCACAACAGCAGCGGCACGTTCGTTGGTGGAATTaatcaaacaaagcaaatgatTGAAACGCTTCGTGCAGAAAATAAGGCTCTTCGAGGTGAATTGATggaacatcagcagcagcaacagcaacgacCACGGCGACGTGAAAGTAAAGAGCGCAAATCCTTACCGATTGGGGAAATTTATTCCGACTCGGAAACGTGGTCCGAGCCTGATCGAGGTGTATCAAAGGCACGCATCGGTCTAGAGGACAGCAACGCACTGAAACAGAAGAATTCCTCCACCGGTGGTCCAGTAGCCACCATCAACACATCCGCTTCCGGTGCGCTAGAACTAAGTTCCACCTCGGACAATGAACCGTTTGCGTTGACCGGTGTTACAGGTACTGGTAGTTTCAGTGCGCAACAACGTAAATCATTTTCAGCGGTCGAAATTAAGCAACTGCAAGATACGGTCGCATCGCTTAACAGAGATCTTCAGGATAAAAACGGCACCATACTCAACATCCAGAGCCAGCTGGTAGATCTGGACAGTGCACTGCAGCGGGAACGGATCCGTTTGGCGAACGCACAATCCGAAGCGAACGGAAGCCGGCAACAGTCCGAACAGTGGGAGCGGGAAGCGAAAGAGTCGAGAGAAAAGGCTGAACGAGCGGCGGAACGATTGGTCGTGCTGGAGAGTGACATCCGGCAGCGCGATGCACTGATCGAGAAGCTGCGAAAGGAGCGTGAACAGGCGGCCGTCGATTTGCGCGTTGCGGTCATGAAGCTAGAAACCATGCACACCGAGTACGGCGAGCTTCAGCAACGGCACCGGCGCGAACTTGACGCAATCCTGGCAAaggaacagcagcagctggacGAGCTACGCCAAAGCTTAACCGAATCATTCCGCAACGAGTTGCAGCTGAAGCAGCAGTCGTTCGACACCGCTCTGGCACAGAACTACATCTCCAAAAACATCCACCAGGAGAAGGTGCGCGAACTGAACGAGCTGCACTATCGGCTGGAGGATGCGCACAATGACCTTTCCACCATGGCGCAGGCGGAAGAAACGCTCCGCAAGCAGGTGGCCGACTGCGAGCGCAATGTGCTGGCGATGAAGAAAAGCCTCGACGAGGCTACGCTTCAAGCGTCCAAAGCTGCGGTCGAACGTACCAAAGCGCTCAACGAGAAGCGTCAGCTCGAGAGTGAACTGGGACTCGTGCGGGACGAGCTGACGCAGCTCAAGGTGGAAAAGAACGAACTAAACGAGCAGCTGCAGGCGATCGTGCGGGCCAAGCAGAGCACGCGTAGCCCACGGacgcaggacggtggacaccTGTCGACATCGGGCACCGATGAGGAACCGATTGTCCGTAGGCAACTGGAGAACTCTTCGCCCGATCTGGGCATTGAGAGTGATCCGGGCCGTCTGTCGAACGTGGAGCTAGTGCACGGTGGAGagttgaagtttgccacctcTCCACAACAGCGCCCATTATTCAAAACCCTGGAACTGACGAAATCGATGTCAAATCTGCTATTGAATCCGGCACTGGAAG tcAAATTAGAGGACGGAGAATCGTCGAAGGGTGGCGAACAGGAACAGGATGAAGCTACAACGATTGTAAAGCACGACTGTGCCAAAATCGAAGTCGATTATCGGGATTTGGTGCATCGTTACAACAAAACGCGCCAATGTTTGGCGGTGGCCTACGATAAGATTAAATCGTCGAACAAGGTGAAGAAGCAGCTCGAGGTAGACTTAAAGCAACAGATTCACAAGACGCACGCCGTGCTAAAGACGGTGCACCGTAACATGGATCCAAACGACGGTAACAGCTGTAACTGA
- the LOC125764921 gene encoding centrosomin isoform X2 — MSSGVPKLSTSLDESQLSQVRECLTSFADHTSPGVHQDATMDNSYAMGFRSPSINALAGHGSPVQVRSLRDNEEEISTLRKENFNLKLRIYFLEQKAGICTDSDTPILGVTSSSSTTTNTSCDGNYLKQNIDLKVEVESLRQDLQNKHDLLCQAAKAMEVLEESHKKAEEKHREMVNDLNNRIEMHQLEIKSLEKMASELQHQHRELQLSTSRAAAFEEVTNGDQLNADTTTGKGTIRDNVGESLLDFLDTVQQHSELSVQEKLKLLEMENAVRQCQERNEGLSRQLEQLQTVIDEKTGKISQLEVELGELRFENAELREESEKPQSNVEIERLKQQNFDVRSELAEKLCVLDDTEAKLREKTMECTKSCKMVEKLIKTITEQDKELEKLKRNSPVELNGREPNRKNISLASEHGTVGSSLPSVPEIVDQDRKPVSQTEYDALVQRAKLLQQKNDTLIHKLCGNGGGNGDHRNDRNIIIKQLNDELIKAREEAEKAQKWRKEYAEMCAISTHRLEELAGFLDSLLRNKELIGSLSTDSRKAIRNAVDRSLDLSRSLNMSISVTGLSLIGNNSLAQLSCLSGYLDHSIGVVGGEPGQSGSDDVDEYDKENRMTNIKGQTIASQHNSSGTFVGGINQTKQMIETLRAENKALRGELMEHQQQQQQRPRRRESKERKSLPIGEIYSDSETWSEPDRGVSKARIGLEDSNALKQKNSSTGGPVATINTSASGALELSSTSDNEPFALTGVTGTGSFSAQQRKSFSAVEIKQLQDTVASLNRDLQDKNGTILNIQSQLVDLDSALQRERIRLANAQSEANGSRQQSEQWEREAKESREKAERAAERLVVLESDIRQRDALIEKLRKEREQAAVDLRVAVMKLETMHTEYGELQQRHRRELDAILAKEQQQLDELRQSLTESFRNELQLKQQSFDTALAQNYISKNIHQEKVRELNELHYRLEDAHNDLSTMAQAEETLRKQVADCERNVLAMKKSLDEATLQASKAAVERTKALNEKRQLESELGLVRDELTQLKVEKNELNEQLQAIVRAKQSTRSPRTQDGGHLSTSGTDEEPIVRRQLENSSPDLGIESDPGRLSNVELVHGGELKFATSPQQRPLFKTLELTKSMSNLLLNPALEVKLEDGESSKGGEQEQDEATTIVKHDCAKIEVDYRDLVHRYNKTRQCLAVAYDKIKSSNKVKKQLEVDLKQQIHKTHAVLKTVHRNMDPNDGNSCN; from the exons AAGTCCCGGCGTTCACCAGGATGCCACCATGGATAACTCAT ATGCGATGGGATTTCGTTCTCCGTCGATAAATGCCCTCGCCGGTCACGGTTCACCCGTTCAGGTGCGATCGTTACGCGACAACGAGGAGGAAATCTCGACGCTGCGCAAGGAAAACTTCAACCTGAAGTTACGCATTTACTTCCTCGAGCAGAAGGCGGGCATCTGCACGGACAGTGACACTCCCATACTGGGTGTGACCAGCTCATCATCCACGACGACGAACACGTCATGCGATGGCAATTATCTGAAGCAAAACATCGATCTTAAG GTCGAGGTAGAATCATTACGACAGGATCTCCAGAACAAGCATGACCTTCTCTGCCAGGCGGCTAAGGCGATGGAAGTGCTGGAGGAAAGCCACAAAAAGGCGGAAGAGAAACACCGGGAGATGGTAAACGATTTGAACAATCGCATCGAGATGCACCAGCTGGAAATTAAGTCGCTGGAAAAGATGGCAAGTGAGCTGCAGCACCAGCATCGCGAACTACAACTCTCGACCAGTCGGGCGGCAGCCTTCGAAGAGGTGACGAATGGTGATCAACTGAACGCCGACACCACGACCGGCAAAGGCACGATACGCGATAATGTTGGTGAGAGTTTGCTAGACTTTCTCGATACGGTGCAGCAACACAGTGAGCTGAGTGTACAGGAGAAGCTGAAGCTGCTCGAAATGGAGAACGCCGTCCGGCAGTGTCAGGAACGGAATGAGGGACTGAGCCGCCAGTTGGAACAGCTGCAAACCGTGATCGATGAAAAGACGGGTAAAATAAGCCAGCTAGAGGTGGAGCTGGGCGAGCTGCGGTTTGAAAATGCGGAACTGCGCGAAGAAAGTGAGAAACCGCAATCTAATGTTGAG ATCGAACGGCTTAAGCAGCAAAACTTCGACGTTCGTTCCGAGCTTGCGGAGAAACTGTGCGTTCTCGATGATACGGAAGCAAAACTGAGGGAGAAAACGATGGAATGTACCAAGTCGTGCAAAATGGTTGAGAAGCTGATCAAAACCATAACGGAGCAGGATAAGGAGCTGGAAAAGTTGAAGCGAAACTCG CCGGTTGAGTTGAATGGTCGTGAACCGAATCGGAAG AACATATCACTTGCGTCCGAGCACGGCACTGTGGGTAGTAGCTTGCCCTCGGTTCCCGAAATCGTAGACCAGGACCGTAAACCGGTCAGCCAGACGGAGTACGATGCGTTGGTGCAGCGGGCCAAGCTACTTCAGCAAAAGAACGATACGCTCATTCACAAGCTGTGCGGCAACGGTGGTGGCAATGGTGATCATCGTAACGAtcgcaacatcatcatcaagcaGCTAAACGATGAGCTCATCAAAGCGCGGGAAGAGGCGGAAAAGGCACAAAAGTGGCGCAAGGAGTatgcggaaatgtgtgccattTCGACGCATCGTTTGGAAGAGTTGGCCGGTTTTCTCGACTCGTTGCTCCGGAACAAGGAACTGATCGGTTCACTGTCGACGGATAGCCGCAAAGCGATTCGCAATGCGGTCGATCGAAGTTTGGACCTGTCGCGCAGCCTAAACATGTCCATCTCGGTGACCGGTTTGTCGCTGATCGGTAACAACAGTCTGGCACAGCTCAGCTGTCTGTCCGGATATTTGGATCATTCGATCGGTGTTGTTGGTGGAGAACCTGGCCAGAGTGGTAGCGACGATGTTGACGAGTACGACAAAGAAAACCGTATGACAAACATTAAGGGACAAACAATTGCTAGCCAGCACAACAGCAGCGGCACGTTCGTTGGTGGAATTaatcaaacaaagcaaatgatTGAAACGCTTCGTGCAGAAAATAAGGCTCTTCGAGGTGAATTGATggaacatcagcagcagcaacagcaacgacCACGGCGACGTGAAAGTAAAGAGCGCAAATCCTTACCGATTGGGGAAATTTATTCCGACTCGGAAACGTGGTCCGAGCCTGATCGAGGTGTATCAAAGGCACGCATCGGTCTAGAGGACAGCAACGCACTGAAACAGAAGAATTCCTCCACCGGTGGTCCAGTAGCCACCATCAACACATCCGCTTCCGGTGCGCTAGAACTAAGTTCCACCTCGGACAATGAACCGTTTGCGTTGACCGGTGTTACAGGTACTGGTAGTTTCAGTGCGCAACAACGTAAATCATTTTCAGCGGTCGAAATTAAGCAACTGCAAGATACGGTCGCATCGCTTAACAGAGATCTTCAGGATAAAAACGGCACCATACTCAACATCCAGAGCCAGCTGGTAGATCTGGACAGTGCACTGCAGCGGGAACGGATCCGTTTGGCGAACGCACAATCCGAAGCGAACGGAAGCCGGCAACAGTCCGAACAGTGGGAGCGGGAAGCGAAAGAGTCGAGAGAAAAGGCTGAACGAGCGGCGGAACGATTGGTCGTGCTGGAGAGTGACATCCGGCAGCGCGATGCACTGATCGAGAAGCTGCGAAAGGAGCGTGAACAGGCGGCCGTCGATTTGCGCGTTGCGGTCATGAAGCTAGAAACCATGCACACCGAGTACGGCGAGCTTCAGCAACGGCACCGGCGCGAACTTGACGCAATCCTGGCAAaggaacagcagcagctggacGAGCTACGCCAAAGCTTAACCGAATCATTCCGCAACGAGTTGCAGCTGAAGCAGCAGTCGTTCGACACCGCTCTGGCACAGAACTACATCTCCAAAAACATCCACCAGGAGAAGGTGCGCGAACTGAACGAGCTGCACTATCGGCTGGAGGATGCGCACAATGACCTTTCCACCATGGCGCAGGCGGAAGAAACGCTCCGCAAGCAGGTGGCCGACTGCGAGCGCAATGTGCTGGCGATGAAGAAAAGCCTCGACGAGGCTACGCTTCAAGCGTCCAAAGCTGCGGTCGAACGTACCAAAGCGCTCAACGAGAAGCGTCAGCTCGAGAGTGAACTGGGACTCGTGCGGGACGAGCTGACGCAGCTCAAGGTGGAAAAGAACGAACTAAACGAGCAGCTGCAGGCGATCGTGCGGGCCAAGCAGAGCACGCGTAGCCCACGGacgcaggacggtggacaccTGTCGACATCGGGCACCGATGAGGAACCGATTGTCCGTAGGCAACTGGAGAACTCTTCGCCCGATCTGGGCATTGAGAGTGATCCGGGCCGTCTGTCGAACGTGGAGCTAGTGCACGGTGGAGagttgaagtttgccacctcTCCACAACAGCGCCCATTATTCAAAACCCTGGAACTGACGAAATCGATGTCAAATCTGCTATTGAATCCGGCACTGGAAG tcAAATTAGAGGACGGAGAATCGTCGAAGGGTGGCGAACAGGAACAGGATGAAGCTACAACGATTGTAAAGCACGACTGTGCCAAAATCGAAGTCGATTATCGGGATTTGGTGCATCGTTACAACAAAACGCGCCAATGTTTGGCGGTGGCCTACGATAAGATTAAATCGTCGAACAAGGTGAAGAAGCAGCTCGAGGTAGACTTAAAGCAACAGATTCACAAGACGCACGCCGTGCTAAAGACGGTGCACCGTAACATGGATCCAAACGACGGTAACAGCTGTAACTGA